In Chanodichthys erythropterus isolate Z2021 chromosome 18, ASM2448905v1, whole genome shotgun sequence, the following are encoded in one genomic region:
- the sgms1a gene encoding phosphatidylcholine:ceramide cholinephosphotransferase 1, whose amino-acid sequence MKEVRLWTASDVSDWLTDEGMQEYTDALRNVDGPSLLQLSEEDFNASPLSLVTGDSGRQLLERIETLRFTSHMKAHKSNNHENNHHANGHVSGALANGSVSNGKILNGVPKNGLHSDVVRILVPPLPEQERTPYPTEWFKTGVAFLYALCCFLTTTVVISVVHERVPPKEESPPLPDKFFDLFDRVEWAFSICEINGMLLVGLWFTQWLLLKHRSIIGRRFFFIVGTLYLYRCVTMYVTTLPVPGMHFKCSPKLFGDWEAQSRRVMKMMAGGGLSITGSHSLCGDYLYSGHTVMLTLTYLFIKEYSPRRFWWYHWLCWCLSAVGIFCILLAHDHYTIDVVLAYFMTTRLFWWYHTMANQQALKENSTGNLFSRVWWFGPFQYFESNVRGIVPRNYQLPFLLRILKSTRVKYSKLDSRES is encoded by the exons ATGAAGGAGGTGAGGCTGTGGACAGCTAGTGAcgtctctgattggctgaccgATGAGGGCATGCAGGAGTACACAGATGCGTTGCGGAACGTGGACGGCCCTTCACTCTTGCAACTCTCGGAGGAAGACTTTAACGCCTCGCCTTTGTCCCTGGTTACCGGGGACAGTGGTCGACAGCTTTTGGAGCGCATAGAGACTTTGCGCTTCACCAGCCACATGAAGGCACACAAGAGCAACAACCATGAAAACAATCACCACGCCAACGGTCACGTCAGCGGCGCCCTTGCCAACGGAAGTGTTAGCAACGGCAAGATTCTCAACGGCGTTCCAAAGAACGGCTTGCACTCTGATGTAGTTCGCATCTTGGTTCCACCGCTGCCTGAGCAGGAGCGCACGCCGTATCCCACTGAATGGTTCAAAACAGGTGTGGCCTTCCTGTACGCTCTGTGCTGCTTCCTCACAACAACAGTTGTGATCTCAGTGGTGCATGAACGCGTCCCACCCAAGGAAGAGTCCCCGCCCCTCCCGGATAAATTCTTTGATCTGTTTGATCGTGTGGAGTGGGCGTTTTCCATCTGTGAGATCAATGGCATGCTGCTTGTGGGACTGTGGTTTACACAGTGGCTTCTGCTTAAACACAG GTCCATAATCGGCCGTCGGTTCTTTTTTATTGTGGGAACTCTGTATTTGTACAGATGCGTGACCATGTACGTTACAACATTACCTGTGCCAGGCATGCACTTCAAGTGCTCCCCAAAG CTCTTTGGTGACTGGGAGGCCCAGTCACGGCGGGTAATGAAAATGATGGCAGGTGGTGGCCTGTCAATCACTGGCTCTCACTCTTTGTGTGGCGATTACCTGTACAGTGGACACACAGTGATGCTGACATTAACGTACCTCTTTATTAAAGAGT ATTCTCCACGGAGGTTCTGGTGGTATCACTGGCTCTGCTGGTGCCTGAGTGCTGTCGGTATCTTCTGCATCCTGTTGGCTCATGACCACTACACCATCGACGTGGTGTTGGCCTACTTCATGACCACACGCCTCTTCTGGTGGTACCATACAATGGCCAATCAGCAG GCTCTAAAGGAAAATTCCACTGGCAACCTGTTCTCTCGTGTGTGGTGGTTCGGCCCATTCCAGTACTTTGAGAGTAACGTCCGTGGCATTGTGCCTCGAAACTACCAGCTACCATTCTTGTTGCGAATATTGAAGAGCACCCGGGTTAAGTACAGTAAGCTGGACTCCCGTGAGTCGTGA
- the kcnk18 gene encoding potassium channel subfamily K member 18, protein MSVEVEEERKSDPKGRCARLIWRLFPHVFLILSLILYAVLGAQIFQQIEKRTNNESERIRAVVQKVVETVQNHTDTSKQEELHGEIKNILNEFQKEQNWTFSRSLFFCCTVFTTLGYGHMYPVTREGKMACILYAMVGIPLMLLVITDVGDILAVLLSKAYTCLSLFFRRCMVHRSWSLKNHEKASPLQQVQGADTDSTYTFNQDIVVHKTVNIRQVIGDQSSFRRSSLQLRNNKEIFNRIIVKESFRVKNTLTKSFSCSDLDHIPSPENGSKLFTGIGEKMDHVNVPLLVILLVVFAYMVVCSQILKCWESEMNHFDAFYFTFITLTTIGFGDIVPKHPNFFMVTFLFIIMGMAIMSMAFKLGQSQIVSCYRWWMTCLSMGKVGIHKDQEGN, encoded by the exons ATGTCCGTGGAGGTAGAAGAGGAACGAAAGTCAGACCCAAAAGGGAGATGCGCAAGACTGATTTGGCGTTTATTTCCTCACGTTTTCCTCATTTTATCACTCATTTTATATGCGGTTTTAGGAGCGCAGATCTTTCAACAGATTGAGAAAAGGACTAACAATGAGTCGGAACGGATCCGTGCAGTGGTGCAAAAAGTGGTGGAGACAGTGCAGAATCATACAG ATACCTCAAAACAGGAAGAGTTACATggggaaataaaaaatattttgaatgaattcCAAAAGGAGCAGAACTGGACCTTCTCTCgttctcttttcttctgctGTACGGTGTTCACTACTTTAG GCTATGGACACATGTATCCTGTGACCCGTGAAGGGAAGATGGCTTGTATCCTGTATGCGATGGTGGGCATCCCTCTCATGCTGCTGGTCATCACAGATGTGGGTGATATCTTAGCTGTTCTCCTCTCTAAAGCGTACACTTGTCTCAGCCTGTTCTTCAGGCGATGTATGGTACATCGTTCATGGAGCCTTAAAAATCATGAAAAGGCGTCACCTCTCCAACAAGTGCAAGGTGCTGATACTGACAGCACTTATACATTCAACCAGGATATCGTGGTGCACAAGACAGTGAACATACGGCAGGTGATAGGAgaccagtcttccttcagacgaTCATCCTTACAGCTTCGTAACAACAAGGAGATCTTTAACCGCATTATTGTTAAGGAGAGCTTCAGGGTCAAGAACACTTTGACAAAATCCTTCTCATGCTCGGACCTTGACCATATACCTTCCCCAGAGAACGGCTCCAAGTTATTCACCGGCATCGGAGAGAAGATGGATCACGTTAACGTCCCTCTTCTGGTCATCTTGCTGGTGGTGTTTGCATACATGGTGGTCTGCAGTCAAATTTTGAAATGCTGGGAGAGTGAGATGAACCACTTTGATGCCTTTTATTTTACCTTCATCACCTTGACCACCATTGGCTTTGGTGACATTGTGCCTAAACACCCAAATTTCTTCATGGTTACCTTTTTGTTCATTATCATGGGCATGGCCATTATGAGTATGGCCTTCAAACTTGGCCAATCGCAAATTGTTAGCTGTTACAGGTGGTGGATGACTTGTCTTAGCATGGGCAAGGTAGGAATACACAAAGATCAAGAGGGTAACTGA